One window from the genome of Candidatus Defluviilinea gracilis encodes:
- a CDS encoding DUF4332 domain-containing protein, with product MEGIGASYAAKLNKAGVRGISGLLQMGGTRKGRLELAKATGFSTKTILEWVNRADLFRVKGIGSQFSDLLEAVGVDTVVELGSLKRTVEY from the coding sequence ATTGAAGGGATTGGCGCATCGTATGCCGCAAAATTAAATAAAGCGGGCGTGCGAGGAATCAGTGGATTATTACAAATGGGCGGCACTCGCAAGGGTCGCTTGGAACTTGCCAAAGCCACAGGCTTTAGCACGAAGACGATCCTTGAATGGGTCAACCGCGCCGATCTATTTCGCGTCAAAGGTATTGGCTCGCAATTTTCCGATCTGCTCGAAGCGGTCGGCGTTGATACCGTTGTCGAACTGGGATCTTTGAAGCGCACAGTAGAATACTAA
- a CDS encoding AMP-binding protein, whose product MASKLCVQLLRAKIRERHLEGVDLSSWRVVTNCSEPVRWESHQAFYEKFKSYGLKREALQTSYAMAENVFAVTQSPLGGEPAVLEIERKAFMSERVAKLTTDANAHEHPTMKMMSSGRPLENVKIKVLDENRSELPERVIGEVALQSNSMLTGLLPPRRCDATSFS is encoded by the coding sequence GTGGCTTCCAAACTTTGCGTACAACTTCTGCGCGCAAAGATCCGCGAACGTCACCTTGAAGGCGTTGATTTATCGTCATGGCGTGTGGTCACCAATTGTTCAGAGCCAGTCCGCTGGGAGAGTCATCAGGCATTTTACGAAAAGTTCAAAAGTTATGGCTTGAAGCGCGAGGCGTTGCAGACTTCGTACGCGATGGCGGAAAATGTCTTTGCGGTGACGCAAAGCCCGCTGGGGGGCGAACCAGCCGTCCTTGAGATCGAGCGAAAAGCGTTCATGTCGGAGCGCGTAGCCAAATTAACGACTGACGCCAATGCGCATGAACATCCAACTATGAAAATGATGTCGTCGGGGCGTCCGTTGGAAAATGTCAAAATCAAAGTGTTGGACGAGAATCGAAGCGAATTGCCCGAGCGCGTCATCGGCGAGGTTGCCTTGCAAAGCAACAGCATGTTGACGGGGTTACTACCACCGCGAAGATGCGACGCAACAAGCTTTTCATGA
- the ftsY gene encoding signal recognition particle-docking protein FtsY: protein MTDLFAKWKTGLAKTSKATFGRIAALVGATEITSESWDELEASLIQADLGIEIAGDILDTLRRFVRDGGLTRSDELSSALRAELRSRLQAPPPLAWKSSPTVVMVVGVNGAGKTTTIAKLGQRYQAEGNSILFGAADTFRAAAVDQLQVWGERIGVDVVSGAPESDSGAVAFNTVQAGIARKIDIVFIDTAGRLHTRFNLMEELKKVNRVIGKALPGAPHAVWLVLDSTTGQNALQQAKAFKEVVGVTGVILTKLDSSARGGFAFAIQRELGLPILFAGLGEKPEDLAPFDPDAFVNGIMGASD from the coding sequence ATGACCGACCTGTTTGCAAAATGGAAGACGGGGCTTGCAAAAACAAGCAAAGCAACATTTGGACGAATCGCCGCCCTCGTTGGCGCAACGGAAATTACCAGCGAATCGTGGGACGAATTGGAAGCATCCCTGATTCAAGCAGATTTGGGGATCGAAATTGCCGGCGATATTCTGGATACGCTTCGCCGCTTCGTTCGGGATGGGGGCTTGACTCGCTCCGACGAGCTTTCCTCCGCCCTCCGCGCAGAACTCCGCTCTCGCCTCCAAGCCCCGCCGCCTCTTGCTTGGAAATCATCCCCGACTGTGGTTATGGTTGTTGGCGTTAACGGCGCGGGAAAAACAACCACGATCGCCAAACTGGGACAGCGGTATCAGGCGGAAGGAAATTCCATTCTTTTCGGCGCGGCGGATACGTTCCGCGCCGCGGCGGTGGACCAGTTGCAAGTCTGGGGCGAACGAATCGGCGTCGATGTGGTATCAGGCGCCCCTGAGTCCGATTCGGGCGCGGTCGCGTTTAACACCGTGCAGGCGGGCATCGCGCGTAAAATCGATATCGTTTTTATCGATACCGCCGGTCGCTTGCACACGCGTTTCAACTTGATGGAAGAACTAAAGAAAGTGAATCGCGTGATCGGCAAGGCTCTGCCCGGCGCGCCTCATGCCGTGTGGCTCGTTCTTGATTCAACGACCGGGCAAAATGCCTTGCAACAAGCAAAGGCGTTCAAAGAGGTGGTCGGTGTGACGGGCGTGATCTTAACCAAATTGGATTCGTCTGCCCGCGGCGGATTTGCTTTCGCCATTCAACGCGAGTTAGGTTTGCCGATCTTATTCGCAGGCCTCGGCGAAAAGCCCGAAGACCTCGCGCCCTTCGACCCGGATGCTTTTGTAAACGGGATTATGGGCGCAAGTGATTAA
- the trxA gene encoding thioredoxin, producing MRVCVILFSLDVKQLKKRQRMFNEPIHITDETYEKTVLQSSLPVIVDFWAPWCGPCKMVAPILDKFAKEFEGKLLVAKINTDENPHWMMEYGIQGIPTMLFVANGKIVHRQVGALPERMLRDTVTQFLETVSAS from the coding sequence ATGCGGGTTTGTGTTATACTCTTTTCGCTTGATGTAAAACAATTGAAGAAAAGGCAACGCATGTTCAACGAACCCATTCACATTACAGACGAAACGTACGAAAAAACTGTCCTGCAATCTTCGCTCCCGGTGATCGTCGATTTTTGGGCGCCCTGGTGCGGACCGTGCAAAATGGTCGCGCCGATCCTCGACAAATTCGCAAAAGAATTCGAGGGAAAATTGCTGGTCGCAAAAATCAACACGGATGAAAACCCACATTGGATGATGGAGTATGGTATTCAGGGGATTCCGACCATGCTGTTTGTGGCAAATGGAAAGATTGTCCATCGTCAGGTTGGAGCGCTTCCCGAACGCATGTTGCGCGACACAGTCACCCAATTCTTAGAGACCGTATCCGCTTCGTAA
- a CDS encoding Cys-tRNA(Pro) deacylase gives MRRPPGQVKTLISLGEFEMPIVNNVTRLLDSRAIPYTAYELSPEKHGAQETARLLNADPASIFKTIVVLRDKPKKPLLVLVSGDTVVDLKLLAVALGEKKVRLPTEKEAEQVTGLQAGGISPLALLNKGFQVVLDSSAKNFEQIHVSGGQRGLNIKLPVVDLIKLTNARVATVSK, from the coding sequence TTGCGCCGCCCGCCAGGGCAGGTGAAAACGCTGATTTCGCTGGGAGAGTTTGAAATGCCGATCGTCAATAATGTTACCCGCTTGCTTGATTCGCGCGCGATTCCATATACCGCCTATGAACTTTCGCCGGAGAAACACGGCGCGCAAGAGACTGCGCGTCTGCTCAACGCGGATCCCGCGTCCATTTTCAAGACGATCGTTGTGTTGCGAGATAAGCCCAAAAAACCCTTGTTGGTCTTGGTTTCTGGAGATACGGTTGTGGATTTGAAATTGCTTGCTGTTGCGCTTGGTGAGAAAAAAGTTCGCCTGCCAACTGAAAAAGAAGCGGAGCAGGTTACAGGTTTGCAGGCGGGAGGCATCTCGCCGCTCGCCCTGCTCAACAAAGGCTTTCAGGTTGTTCTCGATTCGTCGGCGAAGAATTTTGAGCAAATCCATGTGTCGGGCGGACAAAGAGGACTCAATATCAAATTGCCTGTCGTTGATTTGATCAAATTGACGAATGCGCGGGTTGCGACGGTGAGTAAATAG
- a CDS encoding bifunctional (p)ppGpp synthetase/guanosine-3',5'-bis(diphosphate) 3'-pyrophosphohydrolase, translating to MKSAQHAVPLEKLMEQLPESYAPSEKELIQRAYRIAEEAHRDQKRHSGEPYLNHCLAVASILADLKVPSEVIAAALLHDTVEDTPLTLGDIRRDFGDTIAALVDGVTKLTKLPRVSRGDQHAEKPESADDESDADAIPSNGRARKQDLASETLRKTFLAMGDDVRVVLIKLADRLHNMRTLGFMPEAKQKRIAKETLEIFAPLTSRLGIWQIKWELEDLGFRYLNPDKYKEIAEELQEKRPEREKQIVDIKEALTRLLEANNIKAEVSGRPKHIYSIFKKMAKKGKSFDLVRDVRAMRLLVQDIPSCYAALGVIHTTWRPIPGEFDDYIAAPKENFYQSLHTAVIYEDGRPLEIQIRTQEMHENAEYGIAAHWKYKEGAKRDKSYEQRINWLRNMMEWKTDVHDATEFVESMKSDVFQDRVYVFTPRGDIYDLAAGSTPIDFAYHVHTDIGHRCRGARVNGKLVPLQQELKTGDQVEILTAKRGGPSRDWLNPNLGLVKTQRARSKVKAWFKKQEDEQNLAQGRAGLERELSRLGISELNFEKMARELAYKTPDEMFIALGNGDLSLSKIIKQLEGTEETADILQATAASETKTSPDAIQVVGLKGLLWQMAKCCSPMPGDQIIGYITRGRGATIHRQDCPNILHREDTERLIQVDWGTVQQTFAVPVTVKAYDRDGLLGDISTLLQSESVNIKDVSVSYNRSVADLRLVVDVRDLEQLSRVLTRIESVPNVLEAQRTKPG from the coding sequence ATGAAATCGGCGCAACACGCGGTCCCGCTCGAGAAACTCATGGAGCAACTCCCTGAATCCTACGCTCCCTCCGAAAAGGAATTGATCCAACGCGCCTACCGCATAGCAGAAGAGGCGCACCGCGACCAAAAACGGCACTCCGGTGAACCGTATCTCAACCATTGCCTGGCAGTGGCAAGCATTCTCGCAGATCTCAAAGTGCCCTCGGAGGTGATTGCGGCGGCATTGCTTCACGACACAGTGGAAGATACCCCCCTCACCCTCGGCGACATTCGCAGAGATTTTGGGGATACCATCGCCGCCCTCGTCGATGGGGTGACCAAGCTGACCAAACTTCCGCGAGTCTCGCGCGGCGACCAACATGCGGAAAAACCCGAATCAGCCGACGACGAGTCGGATGCGGACGCCATTCCCTCCAACGGGCGCGCGCGCAAACAAGACCTGGCATCTGAAACCTTACGGAAAACATTCCTTGCCATGGGCGACGATGTCCGTGTGGTGCTGATCAAACTGGCAGACCGCCTCCACAACATGCGGACGCTCGGCTTCATGCCTGAAGCCAAACAAAAGCGAATCGCCAAAGAAACCCTCGAGATCTTCGCCCCGCTCACCAGCCGCCTCGGCATCTGGCAGATCAAATGGGAGTTGGAAGACCTTGGCTTCCGCTACCTCAACCCGGACAAATACAAGGAGATCGCCGAGGAACTGCAAGAAAAACGACCCGAGCGGGAAAAACAAATCGTAGACATCAAAGAAGCCCTCACCCGTTTACTTGAAGCAAACAATATCAAAGCCGAGGTCAGCGGACGCCCCAAACACATTTATTCCATCTTCAAAAAAATGGCGAAAAAGGGAAAATCGTTCGATCTGGTTCGGGATGTGCGCGCCATGCGGCTCCTCGTTCAGGATATCCCCTCGTGCTATGCCGCGCTCGGGGTGATCCACACCACATGGAGACCCATCCCCGGCGAATTCGACGATTACATTGCCGCGCCGAAAGAAAACTTCTACCAATCGCTTCACACCGCCGTCATCTACGAAGATGGCCGCCCATTGGAAATTCAGATCCGCACGCAGGAGATGCACGAAAACGCGGAGTATGGCATCGCCGCCCATTGGAAATACAAAGAAGGCGCCAAGCGCGATAAAAGCTACGAACAGCGCATCAACTGGCTCCGCAATATGATGGAATGGAAGACCGACGTGCACGACGCGACAGAATTCGTCGAAAGCATGAAATCGGATGTATTTCAGGATCGCGTATACGTGTTCACCCCGCGCGGAGATATTTACGATCTTGCCGCCGGTTCCACCCCTATTGATTTTGCCTACCACGTCCACACCGATATCGGTCACCGCTGTCGCGGCGCGCGGGTCAACGGGAAACTCGTCCCCCTGCAACAAGAGCTGAAAACGGGCGACCAGGTCGAAATTTTGACAGCGAAGCGGGGAGGTCCAAGCCGCGATTGGTTGAATCCGAATCTGGGGTTGGTCAAAACACAGCGCGCGCGGTCCAAAGTCAAAGCCTGGTTCAAAAAGCAGGAGGATGAACAAAACCTCGCCCAGGGGCGCGCCGGACTGGAACGCGAATTAAGCCGCCTCGGAATTTCCGAATTGAATTTCGAAAAGATGGCGCGCGAACTTGCCTACAAAACTCCCGATGAAATGTTCATCGCCCTTGGCAATGGAGATCTTTCCCTCAGCAAGATCATCAAACAATTGGAAGGGACGGAAGAAACTGCGGATATTCTGCAAGCCACCGCCGCGTCAGAAACCAAAACATCCCCAGACGCGATCCAGGTTGTCGGGCTGAAGGGTCTGCTCTGGCAAATGGCAAAATGTTGCTCGCCCATGCCCGGAGACCAGATCATCGGATACATCACACGCGGACGCGGCGCGACAATTCACCGGCAGGATTGCCCGAATATTTTGCACAGAGAAGATACCGAGCGGCTGATCCAAGTGGATTGGGGAACCGTTCAACAGACCTTCGCAGTGCCGGTTACCGTGAAAGCCTATGATCGCGACGGTTTGCTCGGCGATATTTCAACCCTGCTTCAAAGCGAGAGCGTGAACATCAAGGACGTGTCGGTCAGTTACAACCGAAGCGTAGCCGACCTGCGCCTGGTGGTCGATGTGCGCGACCTGGAGCAGTTAAGCCGCGTGCTCACGCGCATTGAAAGCGTGCCGAATGTGTTGGAGGCGCAGAGAACAAAGCCGGGGTAA
- a CDS encoding molybdopterin molybdotransferase MoeA, which produces MSPPPMNLLSVREARERILSHFQPGTTEALPAVESLNRILAQDVIALDDLPSFDNSSMDGFAIRAIDVADAKPVSPRTLRVVADIPAGSPPTVFLAPGEAARIMTGAVVPQGADAVIPVEDTDFQDRAAGAPPPPEVTVFASVNQYENIRRRGADIRAGEIALQQGRTLRPQDVALLASLGYSTVEVFRKPRVALFSSGDELLDASQPLEPGKIRDSNSHMLAGLIESAGAEVERLGTAKDTYDSVRAALDKTSALNVDLILSSAGVSVGAFDYVKSVIESNGKMDFWRVNMRPGKPLAFGEYNGIPFIGLPGNPVSAFVGFEVFVRAALGRLAGQTESNRLTIRARCEEEINSDGRESYLRASLRDENGSLIARLTGHQGSGNLLSLAQADALLIIPAGVKCVPAGQEVEAWLL; this is translated from the coding sequence ATGTCGCCGCCTCCCATGAATCTGCTCAGCGTCCGTGAAGCGCGCGAGCGCATACTTTCCCATTTTCAACCTGGCACAACCGAAGCCCTGCCGGCGGTAGAGTCTTTGAATCGCATCCTCGCGCAAGACGTAATCGCGTTGGACGACCTGCCGTCGTTCGACAACTCCTCGATGGACGGTTTTGCCATCCGCGCGATCGATGTGGCGGATGCAAAACCCGTTTCACCTCGGACCTTGCGCGTGGTCGCAGACATCCCCGCCGGCTCGCCGCCGACAGTTTTCCTCGCCCCCGGCGAAGCGGCTCGTATCATGACCGGCGCCGTAGTGCCTCAGGGCGCCGACGCGGTAATCCCCGTGGAAGATACCGATTTTCAAGATCGCGCCGCCGGCGCGCCCCCTCCGCCGGAGGTGACGGTGTTCGCAAGCGTGAACCAATATGAAAATATACGCCGGCGCGGCGCGGATATTCGCGCGGGAGAAATCGCCCTGCAGCAAGGACGAACATTAAGACCTCAAGATGTCGCGCTCCTGGCATCTTTGGGATACTCCACTGTGGAAGTATTCCGCAAGCCCCGCGTGGCGCTCTTCTCCTCCGGCGATGAGTTGCTCGACGCAAGCCAGCCCCTCGAACCGGGCAAGATCCGCGACTCAAACTCGCACATGCTGGCTGGGCTGATCGAGTCGGCCGGCGCGGAGGTGGAAAGACTTGGCACAGCAAAAGACACCTACGACTCTGTCAGAGCGGCGCTCGACAAAACATCCGCGCTGAACGTGGATTTGATCCTCTCTTCGGCGGGCGTGAGCGTGGGCGCGTTCGATTATGTAAAAAGCGTGATCGAGTCGAACGGCAAAATGGATTTCTGGCGCGTGAACATGCGCCCCGGCAAGCCGCTTGCTTTCGGCGAATACAACGGCATTCCATTCATCGGCTTGCCGGGTAACCCCGTGTCGGCGTTTGTGGGGTTCGAGGTATTTGTCCGCGCGGCGCTGGGGCGGCTGGCAGGGCAGACGGAGAGCAACAGGCTCACCATCCGCGCGCGATGCGAAGAGGAGATCAATTCCGATGGACGGGAGAGTTATCTGCGCGCCAGCCTGCGCGATGAAAACGGATCGCTCATCGCGCGCTTGACCGGGCATCAGGGTTCGGGCAATCTCCTTTCGTTGGCGCAGGCTGATGCTTTACTAATTATTCCCGCTGGTGTAAAATGCGTGCCTGCTGGTCAGGAAGTTGAGGCTTGGTTGTTATGA
- a CDS encoding vitamin K epoxide reductase family protein has translation MNKRLAQISLAITIIGLLVASYMTVYKFTSKELQAAMCVGSEGCSVVNASPYSEVRGVPVAIIGVVGYLALLATQLLERRPGMVQDNGAMIFFGISVTGFLFTVYLVFVEVALIKAYCPFCITSQVAMTLLFVISVIRLIKQP, from the coding sequence ATGAATAAGCGACTTGCGCAAATTTCACTGGCGATCACCATCATCGGGTTGCTCGTCGCGTCGTACATGACAGTGTATAAATTTACAAGCAAGGAACTTCAAGCCGCCATGTGCGTTGGCTCGGAAGGATGCTCGGTGGTGAACGCCAGTCCTTACTCTGAAGTGCGCGGCGTTCCTGTGGCAATCATCGGGGTGGTTGGGTACCTCGCTTTGCTGGCTACGCAACTCCTTGAGCGCCGACCCGGGATGGTGCAAGACAATGGCGCGATGATTTTCTTCGGGATTTCAGTGACCGGGTTTTTATTTACCGTGTATCTCGTCTTTGTCGAGGTCGCGCTGATCAAAGCCTACTGTCCGTTCTGCATCACATCACAAGTGGCAATGACTCTGCTGTTTGTCATCTCAGTCATTCGCCTTATCAAACAACCCTAA